A part of Lacerta agilis isolate rLacAgi1 chromosome 7, rLacAgi1.pri, whole genome shotgun sequence genomic DNA contains:
- the RNF182 gene encoding E3 ubiquitin-protein ligase RNF182: MTSLLPEDTVESQGSDELECKICYNRYNSRQRKPKVLECCHRVCAKCLCKIIDFGDSPQGVIVCPFCRFETCLPDDEVSSLPDDNNILINLAYGGKVKKCLPDNPTELLLTPKRLASLVSPSHTSSNCLVITIMEVQRESPPTLNSTPVVEFYRPTSFDSVASVPHHWTVWNCTSLLFQTSIRVLVWLLGLLYFSSLPLGIYLLVSKKVTLGVVFVSLVPSSLVILMVYGFCQCICHEFLDCMSS, from the coding sequence ATGACCAGCCTACTTCCAGAAGATACTGTGGAGTCCCAGGGCTCAGATGAGCTTGAATGCAAAATCTGTTACAACCGCTATAACTCGAGACAGAGAAAGCCTAAAGTACTGGAGTGTTGCCACAGAGTATGTGCCAAATGTCTTTGCAAGATCATAGATTTTGGGGATTCTCCTCAGGGAGTCATTGTTTGCCCATTCTGTAGGTTTGAAACATGCCTGCCCGATGATGAGGTCAGTAGTCTTCCTGATGACAACAATATCCTTATCAATTTGGCTTATGGAGGCAAGGTGAAGAAGTGCCTACCAGACAATCCCACAGAACTCCTGCTGACTCCCAAAAGGCTGGCCTCTCTCGTTAGCCCCTCTCACACTTCCTCCAACTGTCTGGTTATAACTATCATGGAGGTTCAGAGAGAGAGCCCTCCAACTCTGAACTCAACCCCTGTTGTGGAATTCTACAGGCCCACAAGCTTTGACTCTGTTGCATCTGTGCCCCATCACTGGACAGTGTGGAACTGTACATCCTTGCTCTTCCAGACTTCAATTCGAGTCCTAGTTTGGTTGCTAGGCTTGCTATATTTTAGTTCCTTGCCTTTAGGGATCTATTTACTGGTATCAAAGAAAGTCACCCTTGGGGTAGTCTTTGTCAGTCTTGTTCCCTCGAGTCTTGTTATTCTCATGGTTTATGGCTTTTGCCAGTGTATATGTCATGAGTTTCTGGACTGTATGTCTTCTTAA